AGCGCGGTGACCGGCACCCCCGTCATCGCGCTGTGCGGCAAGGTCTGGGTGCCGAACCGGGACCCCAAGAAGTACCCGGTCTGCCCGGAGTGCAAGGAGATCTACGAGGGCCTCAAGCCCGGCGGCGGCGACGACAAGAGCTGACCCGACCCCCGGCCCGCCCCGACGACCCGCCCGGTGACCGACACCCGGGCGGTCACGACGGCGGCCGTGCGATAACTTCGATCTGTCATCGATTGGTCACGATGGGTCGGGGGATTCATGGGACGGTGCCGCGTTCAGGTCGGAGCATGCGCTCTGCTGGTCACCACGAGTGCGTTGCTGAGCGCGTCCGGTGAGCCCGGCGCCCCGCCCCCGTCCCCCCACACCGCCTCCGCCACCGGCCCCACGGCACCGGCCTCCGCCCCCGAACCGGGAGGCACCGCCTCCGCCCCACGCGCCGCCTCGGCCCCGTACGGGTCCGCCCCCGTCGGCTCCGGCCCACGCGCCGCCTCCGGAGGCGGGCCGATCACGCCGGCCTCCGACGCCCGCGCCGCCGCCGTGGTCGCCGCCGGCGTACGGCCGGACGGGTCGTGCGGTCCCGACGCCCGGCGCCGTGGCGTGCACTCGTACGACGGCACGGACGCCGCGCGCGCCCTGGTCGGCGGCGGGGTGCTCGGGATCTGGGCGCCGCCGTCCCTCGAGCCGCCCCGGGACCCCTCCCGCGACCCGGCCCGGGACCGCGCGGCCCTGCGGACGTCCCAGGCCGACACGCTGATCGCCGCGTTGCATCGGGCGCTGACCGGTCGCTTCGGGACGGCGGACGAGGCCGCCATCGACCGGGCCGAGCGCCGTGCCGCGCCGATCGTGATCCCGGTCAGGTTCCACGCGATCGCCGACGGCTACGCGGGACGACTCACCCGGGCCACCGTGGAACGGCAGATCGCCACGCTGAACGACGCGTACTCGGGCCGCCGGGGGACCGGTGCCGCCGACACCGGGGTGCGGTTCCGCCTGGCGGGATACGAGGTCACCTCCAACCCCGCCTGGTTCCGACGCCCCGACCGGTACGAGCGGCAGATGAAGTC
The DNA window shown above is from Thermomonospora umbrina and carries:
- a CDS encoding DUF3039 domain-containing protein, which produces MSTKILPESDVRPDLSHGDGDHERFAHYVQKAKITESAVTGTPVIALCGKVWVPNRDPKKYPVCPECKEIYEGLKPGGGDDKS
- a CDS encoding zinc metalloprotease, with protein sequence MLSASGEPGAPPPSPHTASATGPTAPASAPEPGGTASAPRAASAPYGSAPVGSGPRAASGGGPITPASDARAAAVVAAGVRPDGSCGPDARRRGVHSYDGTDAARALVGGGVLGIWAPPSLEPPRDPSRDPARDRAALRTSQADTLIAALHRALTGRFGTADEAAIDRAERRAAPIVIPVRFHAIADGYAGRLTRATVERQIATLNDAYSGRRGTGAADTGVRFRLAGYEVTSNPAWFRRPDRYERQMKSALHHGGPGTLNLYTAAVGVKVLGFSTYPQSARDRPTEDGVVIDYRSVTGGEYRHYDHGYTAVHEVGHWLGLFHTFENGCDHPGDHVADTPYEAVPTEGCPRSKDTCWDDGADPLHNFMDYAWDACMREFTPGQGRRIRSSWRAFRTASGN